The genomic DNA GAGGTCCGGATGCGTGCGCGACACCACGATGGCCGGGCGCGCCTGCTCGCCGCGCATCTTCGGCGCGTCGGAGTTCGGGTCGCGCACTTCGATGATGAGCACCTTGAGGCGCTGGTTGTGGCGGTAGTGCTCGTTGCTCGGACGCTCGTTGCGCTCGTTGGGGTTGCGCTTCACGTCGTAATGGGGCAGCTCGGCCTCCACGCCGTCGCGAATCTTGATGATGGTGAAGTCCGGCGTGCCCTGCAGCACCGTGCCCGTCACGAGGTCGCCCACGCGGTCCGAGAACTCTTCGTAGATGGACTGACGGCCGGCTTCGCGCACGATGGACGCGATGACGCCCTTGGCGTTCTGCGCGGCGATGCGGCTGACATCGTCGGGGGTGACGTCGCGCTCCTCGAACTCGCTGTACTCGCCGGTCTCCTCGTCGGGCTCGCCCACCGGCACCAGCTCGTACACGTAGATGTGGCCCGTCTGGCGGTCGATGGTCACGCGGGCGTCCCACTCGAGATCGAGGATGTGCTGGTAGCTCTTGGCGAGCGATGCCTCGAGGCGTTCGATGAGGTAGAACTCGTCGATCTTGCGCTCATGCGCCAGCGCCTGCAACGCCTCAATCAGTTCTGAACTTGCCACGTCTTCGCTTCCTTTCCTCAGATGCTCGTCTGCGAGCCGAAATCGATCGTGCCCTTCAGATGGGCGCGTTTGATGGTGTCCATAGGGATGCGCGCCTCGGCGCCGTCCACGTCGAGCACGACCACGTCGCCCTCCACCGATGCGATGGCGCCGGTCCAGCTGCCGCGACCGTCCACGGGCTGCGTCTTGAGCACCGCCGTATCGCCGACGAACCGCGCGAAGTGCTCCGCGGTGCGCAGCGGCCGGTCGATGCCGGGCGACGACACTTCCAGCGTGTACGCCCCGGGGAACGGGTCGAGCTCGTCCATGAGGTCGTTGATCCACGCCTGCGCGGAGGACAGCTCGTCGAAGCTCACGCCGTCGGGCGTGTCTATGTACACGCGAATCGTCGGGGCCTTCTTCGCGCCCGCGACCTCCACCGTGACGATCTCGACGCCCTCCTGCTCCGCCCGGGGAGCTAACGCGTCGAGCAGCTGCTGTTCCTTCTTGCTGAGCACGCGCCTCCTCCTTCCCGTTTGGTTTCGCTTCGCCGCCCCATGCTCTCACGCCGCGGAGCGGCGAGCCCTTACAAACAAAGAAAGCGGGAACAAGCCCACTTTCTCGTGTGTCGAAAGTATGGTGCGCGAAAACGCGCTTGCTTCTTTGTCGTGCCGTGTATTTATACCATATCGGCAACGCTTTGCCTAGGCCGCTCACCAGGCAGCGCGCAAGTTCACCACATTTTCCGCGCCTCGGCGGGCGCCCCTTGCGCGACGGGAGCCGAAACCTTGCGAGCACATGCGCATCATCGGCCGAAAGACACGGAAATCGGCTGGAAAACGTGTTTTTCGGCCGATGATGCGTCGCTCAGCCGTCCAAGCGAATGACGATGCGCACGACGGCGACTCCGCCCTCGACGTCGGCGTAGAGCGCGCCGCCGTGGCGTTCGACGATCTGGCGCATGGCGGGCAGGCCCAGACCGTGGCGGGACGCGTCGGCCTTGGACGTGCGCGAGAACGACGCGCCGGGGACGGCCGCGTTCTCGCATCGCACGGCCAACCGTCCGTCCTGCGCGCGCATGGAAAGCGAGACGAAAGGCCGGCCGGCGCCCTCGGCTCGCACGCGCTCGCACGCCTCGACGGCGTTCGACAACAGGTTCGACAGCAGCACGGACAGCTCGGTGTCGCGCAGGGGAAGCTCCGCGGGCACGCGCGCCTCGCAGCGCACCTCGATCCCCGCCGCCTGGGCCGGAGCCAAATACGCTGCCATGACCGCGTTCGCCACCAAGTTGTCGGCGTAGCGCAGAGGGGCTTCGGCCTCCTGCTGGCCGGACAGCTCGACCAGATACGCTCTACAGCGCTCCTGCTCCCCCGCGTCGATCAGGCGGCTCAGCGCGGCCGCATGATGACGCAGGTCGTGGCGCGCCGCCCTCGTAGCCTCTTCGCCCGACCGCAGATGGCGCAGCCCCGCCTCGGCCGCACGCACCTGCACCTCCAGATCGCGCACCTGCTCGGCGGCGAGGCGCAGGCGGCGCACCCGCTCCACCAGCATCCAGGCGAACACGCCCACGAGCAGCAGCCCCGCGTACTCGCTCTGCCACAGGCCGTACATAGGCTCGTACGCGTTGTTGTCGAGAAGGTTCGCCACGAGCGCGGCGCCCAGCACCGCGCAGCCGCACAGCACGAAGCGCGCCTCGTCGGTGCGATCGCGCAGCCCGACGGCGGCGCATACGGCGAACAGCGCCCAGCAACCGACGCGCACGGCGGTCTGGTACAGGCCGTACGCCTCGATGCCGCCCGGCAGCGCCGGGATGGACAGCGCCCAGGCCAGCGTGACGACCGGCAGCGCCCACAGCGCGCGGGCCGTCCGGCGAACGAGGGGGCGGGCATCGCGCGTCCACGCCAAACCCGCGGCTCGGGCGGCTACCGACACGGCTGAGACGAGCACGCACGTCCAGGCCGCGTCCTCTACGGCATACCACCAGGCTCCTGCTGCGCCCAGATGCCAGACCAGGCCATGCGCGCCCGCCACGGCGAAGGCGGCGCACAGCACGCCGAAGTCGCGCGCAAGCGCATCGCCGTCGCGCTTGCGGCGCACCGCGAACGCGAACAGCGCCGCGGCCAGCGGCCCCAGCACCAGCACGCAGGCGGACAGCGCGTTCGCGAACGAGACGTTCGCCATCTGCTGCGCGGTGCCCAGCACGGGCGGGTAGACCAGCCCGCTGTAGTAGTGCTCGTCGTTGCGCACCTCAAGGCGCAGACGCGTGTCGCGGTCCGCCACGATGCCGACCTGCGCCCCGTCTCCGCCGGCCGCAGCAACGACCCCGTTTACGTACAACGTGAAATCACCGTACACCTCGGGAACCAGCAGCACGAGGGCGCGTTCTCGTTGCGCGCCGACATAGCTAAGCGTCAGCTCGTACACGGCGGAGCCGAAAGCCGACGTGCCGCCGGGAGCATAGGAGAAGTTGGAGTACTGGCCGATGAAGGTTTCGGTCCGCGGCGCCCCGTCCACGGAGAGCATCCAACCGTCCACGAGCGGGACGAGACGGTCGAGATCGTCATCGGACACCTCGATAACGCCGTCGGAGCCGTAGGGCGGCCCGAACAGGTATTTGTTATCATAGTGGTACGCGATCGCGAACACGCATCCCGCCAACAGGAATGCGACCGCGGCGTGAACCGCGAAGCGATGCACAGGGCGATGCGGCATGAACCGCCTTTCAGGACGACGAGGAGCTTGCATGGAGCATGGTAGCAGAAAACGCCTCGTGCGAGCATTGGCGTGCACGACCATGATCGCGCTGGCGCTGTCGCCGGGTCTGCCGGGCGTCGCGGCTCACGCCGACGTCCGCGAAGGCGACGCGCGCATGATGGCGGGCGGCGGCTCCGTAGGCGGGGGCCCGGGCGCCATCGACCACGTCGACAAGCCGTTCGGCCAGATCATCCGCATCATCCCCGATCACGGCATGTCGGCTTTGCTGTACCTGCCAGCCCTGCCGGTGGATCCGTACCACAGCGACGAGGAAACCGGACATCCCGCATTGCAGACGATTCGGGTCGACCGCGCCTATGCGGACGACCCGGACTCCTGGGAAGCCTGGGGCACCTTCGAATGGGACGCGGATTGGCAGGAGTACGCCTGGGGCCTCGACAGCGTCCAACCCGCGTACGACGACAACTACGCCGATCCCAGCATCCTGTACTGCACGGTCAGCTACTCGTCCGAGACCGTCGACTATCGCGACTTCTACCTCCGCGCGACCGCGGTGGTCCTCGAGGATGGCGTGCAAACCACTATCGAGTTCGAGCCGGCGCTGTTCGAATACGCCGAGGAGTGGCTTCCCGAACCCGTCGAGCCGGTCGACCCGGTCGAGCCCGAAAACCCTGCAGAGCCCGAGAAACCCCAAGAACCGCAGAAGGAGCCGCCGACCGTCGTGAACCCGCCCGACGTGAACGGCGGCGACAGCGGAGGGAACCGCGGAGGCGTGGGCCAGGGGGAAAGCGAGCGGAACGAGGCGAGCGAAGAACGGCCGAAGAAAGACGGCTTCCCCGCCGGCGGCAACCCTGTCTCAACGGCCTCGATCCTGCCGCTGCCGCGCAACGAGGAGCCGGCCGCCGGAACGCAGGACGGCGACGGGACGCAAGAAAACGCGCCCGACGAGCAAGCCGGGCGCGCAGGGGAAAGCGATGCTGCAAGCAAGGAATCGATGCCGGGAAAGGCCTTCGCCGATTCTTCGACAAGCCGCGATTCGGCGGCGACCTCCGCGGGCTCGACCTCGTCGGGAACCGCGCACCGTATGCCCGGCTTCGCCCTGGCCATCGGAGGCACGATCGGCGCCATGGCTTTGATCAGCGGCATCGCTGCCTTCGCAAGAGCACGTAGAAAGCGCTAGCGACGGCGGGAGCGCAGCGCTACGACCAACACAACGGCTCCGGCGACGAGGGCGACAGCTACGCAACCCGCCACGAGGGGGAACAAGCCGTCGCCGGTTGTCACCAGCGCTTTATCCGAGCCGGAGGGAGCCCCGGGGCTTACGTTCGTGCCGCTCGGAAGCTTCTCGGGGCTCGGCTTGGCGTTCGATCCGCCGGTCCCTTCACCGGAGTTTTCTCCCGGATTCTGCCCGGAGCCTTCCGAGCCGTCCCCGGGGTTGCCGCCAGACCCGTCGCCCGAACCGTCGTCAGGGCTCCCGCCCGGCGTGCCGCCGGGGTCGCCCGGCTCATCGGGCCCGACCGAAGAGCCGGAAGCGACCTTGACGGACAACGGAGCCGGCAGCTCCATGCCCAGCTGCTTCTCGTCCATCTCCACATGCGAGGAGCTTACGACCTCGAGGCTGCTCACGGACACTTCCGCAACGGAATCGCTCGAAGACGACAACGCGAGGGTTCCCAGATCGAGACGGTCGCCCGAGAACAGGTTCCCGTCCTTGACGGCCACGTAGAGGTTCACGCGCTGGCCACCGTCCACCGGCTTGAAGCGCACCTGCGCCACCGCGGCGCCCTCGACCGCCTTCGAGAAGCCGAACCCGGCCTCCAGCGCCTCGCCGCCCTCGCCCTTCACCGTCAACGACAGCTTGAGCGCCCGAACCTCGTCGCCTCCCTTGGGGACGACCAGGCTCACGTCGACCGAACCGTTCGAGGCACCCTCGTCCAGGACCACGCCAGGCGCCTCCCCCGCCCAGGCGATTCCCGGGGCAAGGGCCAGGCAGAGCGCGCATGCCGCCAACGCGCATGCCGTCATCTTCTTCATCTTCGCAAACATATCTTCAACCGTTCCTCTCGGCTTCAGGCTAATCGGCTGCGACGGTCGCGTTGCCGCCGAGCTCGACGTCGGGCAGATTGTCGGGAACATCGCCCGGAAGCGAGTCGCTCACCAGGCGCTGTCCCTCGTTCGTCAACGCGTTGTCCACGCGGTACAGCTCGGCGCGCACCTGCTTGGGCAGCTTCATGCTCGCAAGGTCGCCGGGCTCGATCCAGTAGACCCAGCTTCCTTCGGACACGTCGCCCAGCATGGCGTCGCCGGGCTCAGGCGCCATGATGATCTGGCTGGCAACCGTGCTGCCGTCGGCGTTCACGCCGCCCACCACGTTGCCGTTCTCGTCGTAGAGCACCACCACGTTGTACGCCGGGTTGCCCTTGTACGAGCCGGTGAACACGAGCGAGCCCTTCGGAATGAACTGCTTGTCCAGGTTCTCGTCGGCCTTCTGGTACACG from Eggerthella lenta DSM 2243 includes the following:
- the nusA gene encoding transcription termination factor NusA; protein product: MASSELIEALQALAHERKIDEFYLIERLEASLAKSYQHILDLEWDARVTIDRQTGHIYVYELVPVGEPDEETGEYSEFEERDVTPDDVSRIAAQNAKGVIASIVREAGRQSIYEEFSDRVGDLVTGTVLQGTPDFTIIKIRDGVEAELPHYDVKRNPNERNERPSNEHYRHNQRLKVLIIEVRDPNSDAPKMRGEQARPAIVVSRTHPDLIRRLFEIEVPEIYDGMVEIKSIAREPGARSKIAVASREANLDPVGACVGPKGSRVRMVVEELRNERVDVIQWAEDPAVYVANALSPAKVTRVVIDEDNHYATVVVPDDQLSLAIGKEGQNARLAARLTGWHIDIKSASFTGESLAPMDNMLIDEDEAADDEAGLCAYVGEDGVRCRNHARPGSRYCGVHADLDEA
- the rimP gene encoding ribosome maturation factor RimP; this encodes MLSKKEQQLLDALAPRAEQEGVEIVTVEVAGAKKAPTIRVYIDTPDGVSFDELSSAQAWINDLMDELDPFPGAYTLEVSSPGIDRPLRTAEHFARFVGDTAVLKTQPVDGRGSWTGAIASVEGDVVVLDVDGAEARIPMDTIKRAHLKGTIDFGSQTSI
- a CDS encoding GHKL domain-containing protein: MPHRPVHRFAVHAAVAFLLAGCVFAIAYHYDNKYLFGPPYGSDGVIEVSDDDLDRLVPLVDGWMLSVDGAPRTETFIGQYSNFSYAPGGTSAFGSAVYELTLSYVGAQRERALVLLVPEVYGDFTLYVNGVVAAAGGDGAQVGIVADRDTRLRLEVRNDEHYYSGLVYPPVLGTAQQMANVSFANALSACVLVLGPLAAALFAFAVRRKRDGDALARDFGVLCAAFAVAGAHGLVWHLGAAGAWWYAVEDAAWTCVLVSAVSVAARAAGLAWTRDARPLVRRTARALWALPVVTLAWALSIPALPGGIEAYGLYQTAVRVGCWALFAVCAAVGLRDRTDEARFVLCGCAVLGAALVANLLDNNAYEPMYGLWQSEYAGLLLVGVFAWMLVERVRRLRLAAEQVRDLEVQVRAAEAGLRHLRSGEEATRAARHDLRHHAAALSRLIDAGEQERCRAYLVELSGQQEAEAPLRYADNLVANAVMAAYLAPAQAAGIEVRCEARVPAELPLRDTELSVLLSNLLSNAVEACERVRAEGAGRPFVSLSMRAQDGRLAVRCENAAVPGASFSRTSKADASRHGLGLPAMRQIVERHGGALYADVEGGVAVVRIVIRLDG